Proteins encoded by one window of Synergistaceae bacterium:
- a CDS encoding citrate:proton symporter — translation MMNITIIAYAMLIVFMYVIMTKKMSPLTTLVFIPLVFSVIAVLAGVAISERGNPVSIAELGKFAIDGIRTTSVTGIMLLFAILYFALMLNAGLFDPVTKSMIRFAKGDPARILVATAIVAAAVSLNGDGTTTTMICCAAFIPIYKKLGLKMMNLGVLLILQNTIMNLLPWGGPTARALSVLHIEENILPYIWPGMLAAALYMIGVGYYLGRQERKRLGITTLTNEAIDQLTQVSDPEVLELRRPKNIWINSIMTIVLLGLLVKDFFPPVFLFMTGTVLALLINYPNLKEQSRRIADNAGDAVQVVILVFAAGLFMGLFTGTGMATAITKSLATIIPASWGGYWGLVVAALSAPGTFFLSNDAFYYGVLPVLAEAGYSYGFTPMQMAVASLMGQAFHLLSPLVAFIYLLLKLTDLDMGQWQRESAKWAIGIFVIFVAILILTGAMPYHIPQG, via the coding sequence ATGATGAATATTACAATCATTGCTTACGCGATGCTCATTGTTTTCATGTATGTCATTATGACGAAGAAAATGTCTCCGCTTACCACTCTTGTGTTTATTCCACTTGTCTTTTCGGTTATCGCCGTGCTTGCCGGAGTCGCTATCAGTGAGCGGGGAAACCCGGTCTCTATCGCCGAACTGGGAAAATTTGCCATTGATGGCATCAGAACGACCTCAGTTACGGGTATCATGTTGCTTTTCGCCATCTTGTATTTCGCGTTGATGTTGAACGCCGGATTGTTTGACCCAGTCACAAAGAGCATGATCCGTTTTGCCAAGGGAGACCCTGCCAGGATATTGGTGGCCACGGCCATCGTCGCGGCCGCGGTTTCTTTGAACGGCGACGGTACCACGACGACTATGATCTGCTGCGCCGCTTTCATTCCCATCTATAAAAAACTCGGACTCAAAATGATGAACCTGGGCGTCTTGCTGATCCTGCAAAACACGATCATGAACTTGCTGCCTTGGGGAGGCCCCACTGCCCGGGCTCTCAGCGTTCTCCATATCGAGGAGAACATCCTTCCCTACATCTGGCCTGGAATGCTCGCCGCCGCCCTCTATATGATTGGGGTTGGTTATTACCTCGGCCGTCAAGAACGAAAACGCCTCGGTATCACCACCCTCACGAACGAGGCCATCGACCAGCTCACCCAGGTCTCCGACCCGGAGGTCCTCGAATTGCGTCGCCCCAAAAACATCTGGATTAACTCGATCATGACTATCGTTTTGCTGGGCCTTTTGGTCAAGGATTTTTTCCCGCCGGTGTTCCTCTTTATGACGGGTACAGTGCTGGCGCTCCTGATTAACTACCCCAACCTTAAGGAGCAGAGCCGTCGCATCGCCGATAACGCAGGTGACGCGGTGCAGGTAGTTATTTTGGTGTTCGCGGCCGGCCTCTTCATGGGGCTTTTCACGGGAACTGGCATGGCTACCGCTATAACCAAGAGTCTTGCTACCATCATTCCGGCCAGCTGGGGAGGATACTGGGGGCTCGTGGTGGCCGCTTTGTCCGCTCCGGGGACATTCTTCCTCTCCAACGACGCCTTCTACTATGGGGTGTTGCCGGTGCTCGCCGAGGCGGGGTATTCTTACGGCTTCACGCCCATGCAGATGGCTGTAGCCTCTCTGATGGGGCAAGCGTTCCATTTGTTGAGTCCTCTAGTGGCGTTCATCTATCTTCTGCTCAAGTTAACCGACCTGGATATGGGGCAGTGGCAGAGAGAGTCTGCCAAATGGGCAATCGGGATATTCGTCATTTTCGTCGCCATTCTCATCCTGACCGGGGCAATGCCCTATCACATTCCTCAAGGCTAA